The region CATTCAACTGCCCAGCACACCGAGCATCTACTGTGACAACTTGAGTGCCACCAACTACTCAAAAAATTTGGTGTTTCACTCTTGTATGAAGCATCTAGCTCTTGCTTTCCACTTCATTCGTGAACAAGTGGAACTTGGAAAGCTTCATGTTCAGCACATTTTGGGAGATGATCAACTTGTGGATGCATTGACTAAACCTCTTGATGTGGTGCGGTTCACTAACTTGTTCTCCAAGATTGGCCTAGTCCAGAGACCGTCCATCTTGCGAGGGCGTATTAAGGAATAATTAGAAATTCTACAATATTCTAATTATTCAAGTTGTATTTTATTCACGTTGctttttaaagttatattttaataggtcaattgtaatgccctggttaccccagaacagttacggtgaaccaaaaatttgacccgctacccgagtcctttgcttaaaaatgtgctctaagtgttattaacaggctaaggtagaaaaaacaataaaaaggaactgatacattttattaaatacataaaactgttcacgggcccataaaatcttttacaagttatttccAACTCAAAAAGGCCATTACTGTCTCAAAATTataaacccgctgacctaagcgacaaaaatagggtaaacccctagttcctctgagaactccttggccgtggtggtcaagcggccgcatatgtacacatcacaacctaagctctccactcaaggctgggtgagcttttctttccctttacctgcaccacatagcacccatgagccaaggcccagcaagaaaacacaaaatagcatgacataatatcaacaatgatcataataatcattcaggacttccagtccaaaacagataagtgacagtcgcaaaagtcattAAGATGGGTACTGctcccttaagccatgtgacgatagggtcatcggAGCTTAACAGATAaatgaacctttcactagcttaaacaggataggtgcatggtgactagtcaccaacataaccttcctcatgaccatagagtcataaccctggaacattgttccctagccatgtgacaaacggtcacctaggcctcacgccctggctctgagtaactagcttagactagtcaagcgcttataagattcatcgacttTAGGTTCGGTCCatcattaatgccttagagtcattcaacgctgatatcaattagatctaatcttcattcggccctgcgctcaagacgcttatgccgtttctgactcttaggccagtgtccctgactagtcaatgccatatacaagtaagcaatattagtcagcatttaatatgcaatcaatgtccacatttatcaaccaacatgcctcaataacaatcatgcatgtcacatacacaggatgcagttttcttacctgaggttCGAGCGAGacatataataagaacgactcatgagaacgatcaaccttttggttccttagcggttacctaatcacaaccaattataacctccattaatgaaaatcaacattgaacgggtcttaacctaagcaccactctcgggacctcgaaacatgcccacacagtgagtagattcgatcccgggccttaaggattggaaccccgagccaaaaacccttaaaaacactcaaaacgggactttgaaggaacagagtagcgctacagcgctgctccctagtgccccagcgctattctcagaaccccaaaAATGCCCAAATACCCCctgagtagcgttgtagcgccctaaggtgggcgctatagcgctacctccagaccaggtaCCCCCCTCaaacctccttcttcaactccttctattctaactcgattctaatgcttccaaatcccatttttgttgccaaatgaacccaaaaaccatcctaacgtaccccaaacatcacaaccataagaaccctagccaaaactcccaacaaaaccaagatctcaacctagaaatctcaactgaaaactagaaccaaaacagggcaaaccagagaattcaatggctagaaacttacccaaagctcagcttgtgatgctcttcaatggtggaacactctcctaaactcccaaggcttacttcccaagcttgaatcctcaaaaataGCTCAAAAATCCCAAAGGAAACTGAAGGAAAAGAAGGTATGGGAAAGCTCTCCAAGttactctgttttctctcttctttcacagccaaaaatggcttatatctatcttaggggtgaaaagaccaaaataccccaaggtcaattaaaagtttctaaaggctcccaagggaaaaattggtatttcccacctatctcgttaatcataattaacgctcttaaattcccgttattctcgataatctcaaacaccaataattcacatctcattaccctttaattcccagcaacgctctaatcattaaaatcaccccgagactcatctcgagccccgaacttaaacctgttatgactagactgctAATTAATACtccatgatcatctcatgccgaatagatcgaacaaacccacattataatgtggtctcaacaatatatcaccgacatgcatacaaatatacaattatgccctcaaccggccaaattaccatcacacccctgtaattagaatgtggacccacatgcatgcatttaacatcatattataatacaattctcataaacatgcatattatcatttaatggcataattaaataagtATGGCCCTAAAACTAATCAGAATATAGGAGGGCATGTGGagcttccttctctctctctatgGGTCGGAGGAAAAAGGAGGCGCTGAAGCCGGCGGCAGTGGCCGTTTCTACGGATTGTATTCAGACAAATCCAGATCTCCCTTCAATTCAAGACCACATCGTGTTGGAGAACAGCTTTAAGGAATACCATGACCCGGGTGAAGTGTTGGAAGCTGAATCGTATGCTGAACAATTTTTGCCAGTGGATATAGAGGGCACAGCAGGTCCGTCCAAAGTAGCCAGTTGGGCCGAGGAGATGGAGAAAACAGATTATCAGAATTCAGCTAAAGACGTGTGGAGCAAATTCAAAGCCAACCAGGTGAAAACTCCGTCTACTAGCTTGGATTTCATTGAACCTCTGAAGGTTGGGGATCGAATAATTGCTAAACTGGACATTGATGAAATTGAGGTAGAGGCTTCCTTTTGGCGCACTTCGATTGTATGTGTAGTCTTGGGTGCTAATCCCCCCTTTCGAGTATTCGAAGGTTTTGTGAAGAGAGTCTGGGGTAACCTTGGTATTGACAGGATAGTCCGCATGAACTCTGGGTTCACCTTGGTTAGCTTTCGTGATGTTGCTACTAGGGATCTCGTCCTGGAAACTGGTGTGATTCACTTCGACAAAAAGCCAGTTGTACTTCGACCCTGGACACCTGATATGGACACAATGCAGATGGTGAAATCAGTTCCGGTTTGGGTACGACTAAATGGCTTGGGGCTTCAATATTGGGGTTGTAAGAGTCTAAGTGCTCTAGTAAGCACTATAGGCAAACCCATTATGATTGATCAAGTTACTCGTGATAGATCGATGGTCAAATTTGCAAGAGTTCTTGTTGACATGGAAATCTCTGAGATCCCTCCTAAGTCTATCTCGTTTGTTAATGACAGAGATCAGCTAGTTGAACAATTGGTGGAATACGAATGGCTTCCATCAAAATGCAAAGCTTGTGACTGTTTGGGACACACTATAGTGAACTGTTCGAAGGACAAGGGGTACATTTGGGTTAAAAAATCCAATCCGGATTCTAAGAAATCTGAGGTGACTACTAGAAAAACCATTGCTGAACCTTGCATTGATAATAAGCAGGCTACTACTTCTCAGGAAAGTGAAGCTGCTGCTGTTATTATAAACTCTGCTACTGCCCAGGATACCTTAATTTCGTGCGAAACTGCTGCTGTTATTGTTAACAAGTCAGCCATTTCTAATGTCGGTATAGCAGCAAAGTAAGTTCCTGTAAGTAAAGCAGGGGTGTCAAAGGATACTGGAACGGGGGGCAAGTGAATAACGCAAAGAAGGAGAGGTACCAAGGCCAATACTGTCCAGCCTTCTAAAGCATTAAATCGAAATGGATATGCAGTGCTCCAAGAGCCAGGGGATGGGAATTTGGCTACCAACTCTAATTCTAGTCAATATGGAGAAGTGCAACATCCTTAGTTGGAATGTTTGGGGTATGAATAAAGGTAATAAGCAGTGAGATATTCGCGATTTGTGTCGATTGAATAATATTGGGTTTGGGGCGCTCTTTGAGACCAAAGTCTGCCATGAGAAAACAGCAGGAATAATTAGTAATAGTTTCCCCAACTGGGATTATTACTCGAGTAATGTGATATCGTTCAGAATTTTGCTTATTTGGCAATCGAAATTTGTGCAAGTTCAAATTCTTGGTGAAGATACTCAGTTTGTGCACTGTAAAATCAGAGTTTCTGGGCATAACACAGAGTTCTTTTTAACTGCTGTGTATGGCTCAAACTCCATGTTGGACAGGAAAATTTTATGGGATAAACTTGCTGGGTTAGGGCATTTGAATCTTCCTTGGATTGTTTTAGGAGATTTCAATGCTATGTTCAGCTATCAAGACAGGAATGGAGGTAGACCCATAACTTCTAAGGAGGTTTTTGATGCTCAAAATTGGCTGTCTTTAGGCCAATTAGATGAATTTCGATGTGCTGGTTCCTCTTACACTTGGTCTAATAAGCATGAAATTGGTGATAGAATATACTCTAATTTGGATAGGGTCTTTACTAATGAGAAATGGCTGGAACTCTTTCCTAACACAGAAGGAATTTGCAAATGGGATAGTAATTCAGATCATAGTTACTGTGTAATCAAGAACCATGTTATAGGGAATATTGGTATCAAGCCTTTTAGGTTCTTTGACTGTTGGATGTTCCCTAGTATGTTTAAAACTGTTGTTCTTGATAGTTGGAACAAAGCTACCTCTAAAGCAGGCCTTGCTAGTATTATCCTAAAGCTCTTTAGGGTAAAGCACGTGTTAAAGAAATTCAATAAAAAGGAATTGGGAGACATTCCTCATAGCTATCAGGTAGCTAAGGAAAGCTTCAATCTGGCTCAGGGTGCCTTAGCTAATGACCCTCGCAACACAATGCTCCAGTTAACTGAACAGATCAAGCTTCAAGAGTTGATTCAAGCCAGGAAGAGGTATGTTAGTTTCCTCCAACAAACCAGTAAAATAACTTGGCTGCAATTTAATGATGAAAACTCACATTACTTCCATGCCATCATGAAAAAGAGGAGGGCTGAGAATAGAATTACTTCATTTGTGGTGAATGAGGAGGTGATTAATGATTATGATAAGGTGGTAGAGCATTATTGTCATCACTTCAGGAACTTCATGGGGAAGAAGAGTTCGGCCAATAGGCAGATTGATACCAACAGCCTGAGTTTTGGTGAAAAACTTACTGTTCAGCAGCAGCTCAAATTGATCAGGACTTTTAATAAGGAAGATGTGAAAGAGGCTTTGTTTGGCATTCACTCAATCAAGAGCCCCGGTCTGGATGGGTTTGGAGCTGGGTTTTTGAAAGGCCTTTGGAATGAAATAGGTAATGACATTAGTATGGCAGTGTTACAATTTTTTCATGATGGTGTTCTTCCCAACGCTCTTAATGAGACTGTCATCTCCCTCATTCCGAAGACTGATTCTCCAAAAACAGCAGCAGATTATAGACCTATTGCTTGCTGCAATATGCTGTATAAATGAATTTCTAAAATGCTTTGTTCTCGTTTGTCTGAAGTTCTCCCTATTTTGATTCATGGTAATCAAGGGGCTTTCATCAAGAATCGTCTCCTGGCTCATAATATTCTTATTTTTCAAGACTTGCTCAAGGGTTATACGAGGAAGAACATTTCAGCTAGATGTATCATGAAGATCGACCTTAGTAAAGCTTACGATATAGTAGATTGGCAGTTTGTAGCTGACCTGCTCAAGGGTCTTTGTTTCCCTTCTAGGTTCATTCATTGGGTGCTGGTTTGCTTAAAGGGAACCACTTATTTTTTGATGCTCAATGGTCGGCTTCATGGCACCTTTAGAGGGGAAAAGGGTCTGAGACAAGGAGATCCGATATCTCCTCTTTTGTTTGTTTTGATTATGGAGTATCTGACTCGGCTCTTACTTCAGACTTCTAAACAAAAAGGTTTTGGTTTCCATCCCTTATGCAAGCATGTAAATCTTGTCAATCTCTGTTTTAGCAGATGATCTAGTTATTTTTTGCAAGGGTAATGTGAAATCTATGAGACTCACACAGTCTGCTATTGAAAGCTTTTGTGCTACAACAGGTCTCTCAATCAATAACACAAAGTCCCATATCTACTTTGGAGGCATAAAAGACAATTGTAAATCTCAATTTTTGGAGATTACTCAAATGGAAGAAGGATCTTTTCCGCTTAAGTATCTTGGAATTCATCTAAGACCAACTAAATGGAGAGCAGCAGACTGTGGGGAAATTATTGAAAAAATCCAACTGAACCTCCATTCCTGGGCCAGTAGGAATCTATCCTTTGCAGGCCGAGCTCAACTCATTCATTCAGTCCTTCTTGGAATTAGGAATTTCTCGATGAATATCTTCATCCTTCCTCAGAAAGTTATTGCTGTCATAGATAAATGCTGCAGAGATTTTCTTTGGGGGATGAAAGGGAATCGTAGCAAACTTCACCTTACGTCTTGGGAGCAAGTCTGTCTTCCCAAAAAGTATGGAGGAGTTGGCTTCTTTGAGGGCAGGAAGTGGAATATTGCTATGATGGCCAAGTACATTTGGGCTATTTCGAGTAAGAAGGATTGCTTATGGGTCAAATGGATAGATTCGATCTATCTTACAGGCCATAGCTTCTAGATTGTTCCTTTAATAAGTGACACTAGCTGGTACTTTCGGAAATTATTGAAGCTGAGGAATGTTATAGAGTGTACTGCTGTTACTACTTCGGTTTTAAGAGGTAAGTTTAAAgcgaattttttttatctttctctTACAACAGCTAGAGAGGTTCAATATGCTTCTGCTATATGGCATCGTTTATGTGTCCCGAAACATAGATTTATTTCCTGGCAAGTGATAAATGAACATCTTCTTACTCGAGATAATCTTGGGAAAATTATGGAGCTGGCTACCTATCTCTGCCCGGTTTGTGATAGTGTCAATGAGTCCC is a window of Humulus lupulus chromosome 4, drHumLupu1.1, whole genome shotgun sequence DNA encoding:
- the LOC133832860 gene encoding uncharacterized protein LOC133832860 — translated: MLCSRLSEVLPILIHGNQGAFIKNRLLAHNILIFQDLLKGYTRKNISARCIMKIDLSKAYDIVDWQFVADLLKGLCFPSRFIHWVLVCLKGTTYFLMLNGRLHGTFRGEKGLRQGDPISPLLFVLIMEYLTRLLLQTSKQKDDLVIFCKGNVKSMRLTQSAIESFCATTGLSINNTKSHIYFGGIKDNCKSQFLEITQMEEGSFPLKYLGIHLRPTKWRAADCGEIIEKIQLNLHSWASRNLSFAGRAQLIHSVLLGIRNFSMNIFILPQKVIAVIDKCCRDFLWGMKGNRSKLHLTSWEQVCLPKKYGGVGFFEGRKWNIAMMAKYIWAISSKKDCLWLRNVIECTAVTTSVLRAREVQYASAIWHRLCVPKHRFISWQVINEHLLTRDNLGKIMELATYLCPVCDSVNESHQHLFFDCSFTKKLQQEVSSWSGYKGWPLTMEAWKIWSTNVDSDLLTLVWNAILSAVFYSVWCNRNRCVFDLCCSSVLVVSSTIKLPIKARVKGINCTKAKKRDRDVIGLINSL